Below is a genomic region from Leishmania infantum JPCM5 genome chromosome 23.
GCGACAACCACCAACCCCTCTGTGCTTCTCCACTCAGGCCTCACGACACGCTCGTGCGCAAACGTCTCGAACACTCCGTCTTCTCTACACTGCCCCATCAACCATGCCCGGCGTTGTGGAAGCCAACCTGCAGAAGCTGGGCATCACCCTGCCTGTTCCTGCTGCCCCTGCAGCTTCCTACGCGCCGTTCTGCATCGTGGGAAACATGGTCTACGTCTCCGGCCAGCTTCCCAAGGATGCCGATGGCAAGCTAATGGTGGGCCAGCTCGGTGACTCGCTGACGGCTGAGGATGGCAAGGCCGCAGCGAAAAGCTGCGCCGTACAGCTGATCGCTCAGATaaaggccgccgccggcggcgatcTCGACAAGGTGAAGAGGGTTGTGATGGTGCGCTGCTACGTGAACTCTGCATGCAACTTCCATGACCACCCGCTTGTGGCCAACGGCTGCTCCGACCTCCTGGTGAGCGTGTTCGGCGATAAAGTCGGCCTCCATGCTCGCTGCGCTTTCGGCGTCGCACAGCTGCCCTTCAACTCCATGGTGGAGATCGAGGCTCAGTTCGAGCTCAAGGAAGACGCCAAGGTTGCCTCGTAGAAG
It encodes:
- a CDS encoding putative endoribonuclease L-PSP (pb5), whose amino-acid sequence is MPGVVEANLQKLGITLPVPAAPAASYAPFCIVGNMVYVSGQLPKDADGKLMVGQLGDSLTAEDGKAAAKSCAVQLIAQIKAAAGGDLDKVKRVVMVRCYVNSACNFHDHPLVANGCSDLLVSVFGDKVGLHARCAFGVAQLPFNSMVEIEAQFELKEDAKVAS